The genomic stretch TGGTCACATCCACCGTTCGGGCCCAATTTGCAAGCAGCTTCGGAAAGAAAACATTGCCTCATTCGCAGCTTGTCTCTCTTCATCTCACAAATTACACACAGGACCTGGTCCCTTGGTCTATATAAAGAGGGCGCAAAGTCAGATTAAAATTCCCTCATGACTTCCATCACATGGTATAAGGGATATATATTGACAAATAAATGCTGGTACAACACTACAAAGTCAAACAAATAGTCTGAATCAAATACTCAGGTCACTTAGCATTTCAAACCACAATTAATAATTAAACATATCTCACGCCAATATCAACACTGTGTAGCTTATTACAACTCAAGTGACACACCGACACACATACATCAGCAAGCAGAATAACACACACTTCAATAAGATGTACGTTTGGGAACTAGGAAAAATAAACCGGATTTCACTGGAAAAGAAGTGGTCAGTTGGTTGACAGAAACCAGGGATACTAGCCCTTTTATTTGGGAACACATGTCACATTGTCGAGGAGGGGGTTAGATACTCTGGATGGACACAAGGGGTACGTAAGTAGTTGACATGTACCTTGTGGATGTATGCCACAAGGGTGGAGGCAATGGATGTATATTTTTGTAACTGAATATGGGTATATGTATGGTGAACATTGTTAACAAGGCAGGTGTTTACGGACTCGTGCTGAACGGTATACACGAGTAGAATATGGGCATCTGTATGGTGAACACCGTTAACAAGGCAGGTGTTTAGGAACTCGTGCTGAACGGTATACACCTAGTAGAATCAACATACCAATTGATGGATGAATATATGTGTGGATGATTCTGGGTTGATTCATCTGAGGTAGCCGGTCACCCCAGCGCGCTCGTCGAAGGAGGCAAACTCCGGGGGAAGCTTGGGCTTGTAGTTGTCGCGGTGCGAGAGAGAGCCCCATCGGAGCTTGCTCCACCAGATCCTCTCCCCATTCACCTTCACCGTCTTCAGCTGATCATGTAGGTGCGGGAGGCATCGGAGGCTCCAGCACCCACGGACGTGGAGCTCCTTCCACATGGGTGCTGTTATTATGGTGGTGTCCTTGTCGTTAAATTGCTGAAGCAGTGGAAGCTCCTGGAGACGTACCCTTTGGAGGTTTGGGAGGAGCTGGTATGTGCGACTTTGATAAGCAAAAATTTCCTTGAGGTTGTAGCAGAACAGAATGTCAAGTGTCTTGAGACTTGGTAGTGTTACTGTATCTGCCATCATGGCCACCAATCTTGGGCAGTACTCCAAGTGCAGGTGCTCTAGTGAACTGAAGGAAAAACTTGGTACTTCACAGAACCAAACTAGACTTTTGAGATTACAAACATGCACACTTCGTAGATTTTCACTGGATGAACGGTAATAGTAACCGAAAACTCGCTCCATTTCATGGCACCAGCATAGCTCACATTCTTCCAAATCGCCAAAATTGCTGTACCAATTAAAACAAGCAATAGAAGTATCACATGTCACTGATATTGATTTGGTGACATCCAAAAGACTGTATAAACCATTAGGTGGTTGTTGCATCCCTGTGATCTCTACATGGCGCTCAGTTCGGCGAAGTGGGACTGTAACTGGCGACACAATTGCAATTTCCTCTGCATAGCAACTATTATGTACAACCACATATGTTGAATGATTCTGCACCAACTCCTGCAACTTGTCATCAACCATGCCTTCTTCATGCTGTAGTCCCATGTTATTTGCACTACATGGTGCAACTCGGACATAGAAAGATTGGAAAAATCGCCCATCTCTTACAGAATCCACACAGGATTTTCTGAAGCTATAGAAGAACCTGGGGTCACTAACACACAATTGTAAACCTTGATCAGAGTGATTACCCTTTCCTTCTCTGCACTGATCCAAGTAAAACACCTCTGGAAGTCGCTCTAGCATATTCCAGGGAAATCGCAACAGAGAAGGAACCCCTAATAGTAGCAATCTCCTAAGATGGGTACCATTAGGGATATCTGCAGGGATCTCATCGATAGATGTACCAGACAAATCAAGCTCCTCTAAATTACCAAGATTCTTGAACTCGATAGACTTGAGTTTTCTGCATCCGCGCAAAgacaggagctgaatatgaggtgaGCCAATCAGTGAGAAGGATTTAAGGTTAGGATGCCCTTCCAATTTGAATTCATGGACCCTAGAGATTGGCCTTGTGAGTGAAATTAAGTTATTGTTGTCAATAAGCTTAAGCAACTGAAGCTTCTGCATTTCTTCAAATATCTTCCATGGGAAGTATTTTATTTGAGTGCCTGTGATCTCAAGGGTTGTTAGGCTGGATAGCGCAGCCATGGAAGGAGGTATCTCCACAAGGTTTGAGCAGTTTACAAGAATAAGGTCTTCAAGATTTGACATGTCCTGGAAAAATTTGGAAGGAAAAGTAGTTATTTCTGAATGGGACATGTCAAGGTGTATCAAATTTGTTTTTTGGTTGGCCACATCTTGCGTCAGATGAGATAAAGGAACTCCATTCAAATCAAGGATTTCAATCTGGTATAGAGTGGACAATGGTGAACTGGTACTTTTTGTTGAGTCTGTGACACTAGTTCTAGAGGAACTAGAAAGAATTTTTAGATCATGGCAGCCTCTCAGTGAGAGCAACCGAAGGTTCTTGAGATAATGGATGGATGAAGGGAGTGATTTTATTGGAGCGTAGGAGAGATCAAGGACACGAAGAAAGCAGAGTTTGGGCAAGAAATGGTTCAGTTTGGAAAGTATGAGTGATTGTTGCGAGCATCCTCTTAGAATAAGCGCAGTGGTTCCAATATTTTCTTCCTCCTTGCTCAACAACCATTCCCTGCTTACATGACATCCATCGTCACCAGAAAAGGAGATCCATTTCTTCTTGTTATCAGATACTTCATCTATTGCGATGCCTTCTGCAATGAGGCCACGGCATGCTAAGAACTGTGCAGCAGTATTGGTGGTTTCACGAGCTTCAGAAGCAGGAGAAAAAGGTAGCTCCAACAAAGAGTATTTCTGAAATGCTTCAAGGATGACCCTTCCAACTTGATGCATATAGGAACACTTGCTGCTGATGCTGTTGCTGTCTATCATACGTGGCAGGAGGGTGGCCCACTGGTGGATGAGCTCATCCGAGGTAACAGCCGCCACTTGAGAATGTTTGGCAAAGATCGCCATGGCGTAGTGGAAGCAATTGAGGGCTATGACATGCCAGTACTCTATGCTTTCTTGACTAATCATGTTGAGTCGTATGTGCTCAGCTGACTGGCTCAGTGCAGTGATGGTAAGAAACACAACTTGTACATCTCTGTACATGGATTCGCAGACTCCATCGTCTTCCGACTTGCTCGCATTGTAGGCATCCTGGGAAGTGGGTGAGATGAACCATTTAGAATATGTCCACGAGGGTGGAGGAAGCCTACAATCACGTACTAAACTCCCAAGCTCAATAGGCCACTGGAGGTTATCAACCACTAACAAGTACACCTTGTTTGACAACTTCCTGCCGACTAAAGGAGCTATATCGTACTGCATGAATCTCTCCAATGCTCTGGTGGCACGATCCAAGTCTCCCATGGCATCATCGCACCCGTAGGTGTAGTACTGTAGTTGGTCGTGCTCTTCCTTGAGCCTGTTGTATTCTTGGTCGAGCAGGCCGAGCTCCTTTGCCGCAGCAAGGGTCACCTGGTACTTGATGCTCGTGATGCCTGTTCCTTGGGCTTCCTCTGCCGTTGGTGTAGGCTTCAGATCCACTTTTATCACGTGTTCGTAATAACCGGTACAATAACTGTTTATATCATCATCCACAATTATGCGTGATCTAGCTCGTGTGAATGAAGCCATGGGCCCGGCCCCAACATTCCAAGTCACACGAGAATGCCCCGGATCGTCAGATACAATAAATTTTTTCGCTTCGCGGTGTCCATTTAACCTGCAAATGAACTAGTATTTTTAGCTATGCAACCGAAATGATCAACAGACGGCTAGCTGGCCAACATTTGTCAACCCCGACCatg from Lolium rigidum isolate FL_2022 chromosome 4, APGP_CSIRO_Lrig_0.1, whole genome shotgun sequence encodes the following:
- the LOC124650013 gene encoding uncharacterized protein LOC124650013 gives rise to the protein MASFTRARSRIIVDDDINSYCTGYYEHVIKVDLKPTPTAEEAQGTGITSIKYQVTLAAAKELGLLDQEYNRLKEEHDQLQYYTYGCDDAMGDLDRATRALERFMQYDIAPLVGRKLSNKVYLLVVDNLQWPIELGSLVRDCRLPPPSWTYSKWFISPTSQDAYNASKSEDDGVCESMYRDVQVVFLTITALSQSAEHIRLNMISQESIEYWHVIALNCFHYAMAIFAKHSQVAAVTSDELIHQWATLLPRMIDSNSISSKCSYMHQVGRVILEAFQKYSLLELPFSPASEARETTNTAAQFLACRGLIAEGIAIDEVSDNKKKWISFSGDDGCHVSREWLLSKEEENIGTTALILRGCSQQSLILSKLNHFLPKLCFLRVLDLSYAPIKSLPSSIHYLKNLRLLSLRGCHDLKILSSSSRTSVTDSTKSTSSPLSTLYQIEILDLNGVPLSHLTQDVANQKTNLIHLDMSHSEITTFPSKFFQDMSNLEDLILVNCSNLVEIPPSMAALSSLTTLEITGTQIKYFPWKIFEEMQKLQLLKLIDNNNLISLTRPISRVHEFKLEGHPNLKSFSLIGSPHIQLLSLRGCRKLKSIEFKNLGNLEELDLSGTSIDEIPADIPNGTHLRRLLLLGVPSLLRFPWNMLERLPEVFYLDQCREGKGNHSDQGLQLCVSDPRFFYSFRKSCVDSVRDGRFFQSFYVRVAPCSANNMGLQHEEGMVDDKLQELVQNHSTYVVVHNSCYAEEIAIVSPVTVPLRRTERHVEITGMQQPPNGLYSLLDVTKSISVTCDTSIACFNWYSNFGDLEECELCWCHEMERVFGYYYRSSSENLRSVHVCNLKSLVWFCEVPSFSFSSLEHLHLEYCPRLVAMMADTVTLPSLKTLDILFCYNLKEIFAYQSRTYQLLPNLQRVRLQELPLLQQFNDKDTTIITAPMWKELHVRGCWSLRCLPHLHDQLKTVKVNGERIWWSKLRWGSLSHRDNYKPKLPPEFASFDERAGVTGYLR